A stretch of the Corylus avellana chromosome ca6, CavTom2PMs-1.0 genome encodes the following:
- the LOC132184739 gene encoding patatin-like protein 2 translates to MAATLTHAPLQPPSYGNLVTILSIDGGGIRWLIPGTILCFLESELQKLDGEDARIADYFDVIAGTSTGGLVTAMLTSPNEKNRPLYAAKDIKDFYLNHSPKIFPQYSFLLYKYATKIIKAVYGPKYDGKYLHRLVKERLGSTRLNQTLTNVVIPTFDIKRLQPTIFSSFEVKKNPSLNALLSDVCIATSAAPTYLPAHYFETKDPAGNVREFHLIDGGIAANNPALVAIGEVTKEVTRKSPHFHPIKPMDYERFLVISIGTGSAKTEEKYNAHEAAKWGLLNWLTSNGGTPIVDVFSQASADMVDFHLSDVFRALQCERSYLRIQDDNLSGEVSSVDIATMKNLDNLVEVGDELLKKRVSKVNLDTGLDVNYGDNETNKEALTR, encoded by the exons ATGGCAGCAACTTTAACACATGCACCCCTCCAGCCTCCAAGTTATGGAAACCTGGTCACCATTCTCAGTATTGATGGAGGTGGAATCAGATGGCTTATCCCAGGAACTATCCTTTGTTTCCTCGAGTCTGAGCTCCAG AAGCTGGATGGTGAAGATGCAAGAATCGCGGATTATTTTGACGTGATTGCAGGAACAAGCACGGGTGGTCTTGTGACGGCCATGCTAACAAGCCCCAATGAGAAGAATAGACCTCTGTATGCTGCCAAGGATATTAAAGACTTTTACCTAAATCACAGTCCTAAAATATTTCCACAATACAGTTTTCTGTTGTATAAATATGCTACGAAGATTATCAAAGCTGTCTACGGACCAAAATACGATGGGAAATATCTACATCGCCTTGTGAAAGAAAGACTGGGAAGCACAAGATTGAACCAGACATTGACAAATGTTGTTATCCCAACGTTTGACATCAAGCGACTCCAGCCAACCATCTTCTCCAGTTTCGAG GTGAAGAAAAACCCAAGCTTAAATGCGTTGCTTTCAGACGTGTGCATTGCCACATCAGCAGCACCCACTTATCTTCCAGCTCATTACTTTGAAACCAAAGATCCAGCAGGGAATGTGAGAGAGTTTCACCTTATAGACGGGGGCATCGCTGCAAATAATCCA GCTTTAGTTGCCATTGGCGAAGTAACAAAGGAGGTGACCAGAAAAAGCCCTCACTTTCATCCTATAAAACCGATGGATTATGAACGATTTCTGGTAATTTCAATCGGAACAGGGTCTGCCAaaactgaagaaaaatacaacgCGCATGAGGCAGCCAAGTGGGGTCTCTTAAATTGGTTAACTAGTAATGGTGGAACCCCAATAGTTGACGTGTTTTCTCAAGCAAGTGCGGATATGGTGGATTTCCACCTTTCTGATGTTTTCCGAGCTCTTCAATGTGAGAGAAGTTACCTCCGAATTCAG GATGACAATTTAAGTGGGGAAGTATCCTCCGTAGATATAGCCACAATGAAGAATTTGGACAATCTTGTTGAAGTTGGTGATGAATTGCTTAAGAAACGAGTTTCTAAGGTCAATTTGGACACTGGCCTGGACGTCAATTATGGTGATAATGAGACAAATAAAGAGGCTCTCACAAGGTAG
- the LOC132185589 gene encoding class V chitinase-like, whose product MVSRAFYRKSFIDSSMKIAKVYGFQGLDLCWVSANTSSDMINMGLLFKERRATANSEAKKSIQTELILTAAVQYSPDVDSASFPVDSIRDNSNWVHVMAYDYYMPQWSNFTGALAALVDPSSEASTDYGVGAWIGWGLPAGKLVLGLPFYGYAWTLKNPNDNAIGAPATGPAITPEGDMSYKEIKAYIKRYGANVGFDDVEVVKIKVSSAKQKKLLGYFVWQVSYDDNWELSLAGMVVPSKESESKINHIAAAGDFNGNVPDVQVFILADIEAATDRLSFENKLGEGGYGPVYKGVLPNGQEIAVKKLSKTSTQGFEEFKNEVILTAKLQHVNLV is encoded by the exons ATGGTCAGCAGGGCTTTCTATAGAAAATCTTTCATCGACTCTTCAATGAAGATAGCAAAGGTTTATGGCTTCCAAGGCCTAGACCTTTGTTGGGTTTCAGCAAACACAAGCTCCGACATGATCAATATGGGGTTACTCTTTAAGGAGCGGCGAGCCACAGCGAATTCTGAGGCAAAAAAATCTATCCAGACAGAATTGATCTTGACTGCGGCTGTTCAATACTCACCAGATGTGGATAGCGCTTCTTTTCCGGTGGACTCCATAAGGGATAACTCGAATTGGGTTCATGTCATGGCTTATGACTACTATATGCCTCAGTGGTCAAACTTTACAGGTGCTCTTGCAGCCTTAGTTGATCCATCAAGCGAGGCTAGCACGGATTATGGCGTTGGTGCATGGATTGGTTGGGGCTTGCCTGCTGGAAAGTTGGTCTTGGGCTTGCCTTTCTATGGCTATGCGTGGACGTTGAAGAATCCCAACGACAATGCTATTGGTGCACCGGCTACTGGTCCAGCCATTACACCTGAAGGAGACATGAGCTATAAGGAAATCAAGGCTTACATTAAGAGATATGGGGCTAAT GTCGGCTTTGATGATGTTGAGGTGGTCAAAATTAAGGTTTCTTCTGCCAAGCAAAAGAAACTACTGGGCTACTTTGTGTGGCAAGTCTCTTATGATGACAATTGGGAGCTTTCTCTAGCAG GAATGGTTGTTCCATCTAAAGAATCAGAGTCCAAAATTAATCATATTGCAGCTGCAGGAGATTTTAATGGCAATGTTCCTGATGTGCAAGTCTTTATTTTAGCTGACATTGAGGCAGCTACAGATAGactttcatttgaaaataaacttgGAGAGGGAGGTTATGGTCCCGTTTACAAG GGTGTATTACCAAATGGACAAGAAATAGCAGTGAAAAAGCTTTCTAAAACATCAACTCAAGGGTTTGAGGAGTTTAAGAATGAGGTTATACTTACTGCAAAACTGCAACATGTAAATCTTGTGTGA
- the LOC132185590 gene encoding patatin-like protein 1, whose product MEQSRSSSSSQIEAPTYGKYITILTIDGGGIRGIIPAVILEFLESQLQELDGKQARLADYFDVIGGTSTGGLVTAMLAAPDKHNRPLFAAKEIKPFYLDHCPEIFPQGNVGPLGIVANLLKKPKYDGKYLLGIIREKLGETRLGKTLTNVVIPTFDMKLLQPTIFSSYELKKIPYLDAQLSDICIGTSAAPTYLPPYKFKNEDKEFNLVDGGIAANNPTLVALNQVSKQVIEGNPNFSYINPMDFRRFLVISIGTGSEKKKQPYDADKAANWGSLCWVYQDNSAPLVDMFQQASADMVDYHISVVFRTLNCKSKNYLRIQDDTLEGTTASVDIATKENLEKLVKIGEKLLNKPVSRVNLETGQTVPIENGGTNAEALKKLAQKLSREKKLREEEKEDRKKKSSNTNK is encoded by the exons ATGGAGCAAAGTcgatcatcatcatcttcccaAATTGAGGCTCCAACTTATGGGAAGTATATAACCATTCTCACCATTGATGGCGGTGGTATCAGGGGGATCATCCCTGCTGTCATCCTTGAATTCCTTGAATCCCAACTTCAG GAGCTGGATGGCAAGCAAGCAAGGCTTGCAGACTACTTCGATGTGATTGGTGGGACAAGCACAGGTGGTCTTGTAACCGCCATGTTGGCTGCTCCAGATAAACATAATCGTCCTCTATTTGCCGCCAAGGAGATCAAGCCCTTCTATCTCGACCACTGCCCTGAGATTTTCCCACA GGGCAATGTTGGACCACTTGGAATTGTAGCCAATTTACTAAAAAAACCCAAGTATGATGGGAAATACCTTCTTGGGATCATAAGAGAGAAATTAGGTGAAACTCGGCTGGGGAAAACCTTGACCAATGTTGTTATTCCTACATTTGATATGAAGCTTTTGCAGCCTACCATTTTTTCATCCTATgag CTGAAAAAAATTCCCTATTTGGATGCTCAACTGTCCGACATTTGCATTGGCACTTCCGCAGCTCCGACTTATCTCCCTCCCTACAAATTCAAGAATGAAGATAAAGAATTCAATCTTGTTGATGGGGGTATTGCTGCAAATAATCCG ACATTAGTTGCTTTAAACCAAGTGAGCAAACAGGTGATTGAGGGAAATCCTAATTTCTCGTATATCAACCCAATGGACTTTCGCCGGTTTCTAGTAATCTCAATAGGGACCggctcagaaaagaaaaaacaaccaTATGATGCTGACAAGGCAGCCAATTGGGGTAGTCTTTGCTGGGTATATCAAGATAATTCTGCCCCATTGGTGGATATGTTTCAACAAGCAAGTGCAGATATGGTTGATTATCATATCTCCGTGGTGTTTCGAACTCTTAATTGCAAGAGCAAGAATTATCTCCGTATTCAA GATGATACATTGGAAGGGACAACAGCTTCAGTTGATATTGCTACAAAAGAGAACCTGGAGAAGCTTGTGAAAATTGGGGAAAAGCTATTGAACAAACCAGTGTCTAGGGTGAATTTGGAGACTGGTCAGACTGTACCGATCGAAAATGGTGGCACTAATGCGGAAGCCCTGAAAAA GTTGGCACAAAAACTTTCCCGGGAAAAGAAACTGCgagaggaagaaaaggaagatagaaagaaaaaatcatcaaatacaaacaagtaa
- the LOC132183869 gene encoding patatin-like protein 2 produces MEATLHAPLQPPSYGNLVTILSIDGGGIRGLIPGTILCFLESELQKLDGEDARIADYFDVIAGTSTGGLVTAMLTSPNEKKRPLFAAKDIKDFYLNHSPKIFPQYNFPLFNYATKIIKALSGPKYDGKYLHRLVKEKLGSTRLHQTLTNVVIPTFDIKRLQPTVFSSFEVKKNPSLNALLSDVCIATSAAPTYLPAHYFETKDSEGKVREFNLIDGGIAANNPALLAIGEVTKEVTRGSPHFFPIKPMDYGRFLVISIGTGSSKAEEKYNAHEAAKWGILNWLTSNGSTPIVDVFSQASADMVDFHLSEVFRALRSEKSYLRIQDDKLSGKVSSVDIATKKNLDDLVEVGDELLKKPVSWVNLDTGLNDCTSGQETNEEALIRFARLLSQEKRLRHAKSPHVNAAK; encoded by the exons ATGGAAGCAACACTACATGCACCCCTCCAGCCTCCAAGTTATGGAAACCTGGTCACCATTCTCAGTATTGATGGAGGTGGAATCAGAGGGCTTATCCCAGGAACTATCCTTTGTTTCCTCGAGTCTGAGCTCCAG AAGCTGGATGGTGAAGACGCAAGAATCGCGGATTATTTTGATGTGATTGCAGGAACAAGCACGGGCGGTCTTGTGACAGCCATGCTAACGAGCCCCAATGAGAAGAAAAGACCTCTGTTTGCTGCCAAGGATATTAAAGACTTTTACCTAAATCACAGTCCTAAAATCTTTCCACAATACAA TTTTCCGTTGTTTAATTATGCTACAAAGATTATCAAAGCTCTTTCCGGACCAAAATACGATGGGAAATATCTGCATCGCCTTGTGAAAGAAAAACTTGGAAGCACAAGATTGCACCAGACATTGACAAATGTTGTTATCCCAACATTTGACATCAAGCGACTCCAGCCAACTGTCTTCTCCAGCTTCGAG GTGAAGAAAAACCCAAGCTTAAATGCGTTGCTTTCAGATGTATGCATTGCCACCTCAGCAGCACCCACTTATCTTCCAGCTCATTACTTTGAAACCAAAGACTCCGAAGGGAAAGTGAGAGAGTTTAACCTTATAGACGGTGGCATCGCTGCAAATAATCCA GCTTTACTTGCCATTGGCGAAGTAACAAAGGAGGTGACTAGAGGAAGCCCTCACTTCTTTCCTATAAAACCGATGGATTATGGACGATTTCTGGTGATTTCAATCGGAACAGGATCTTCCAAAGCTGAAGAGAAATACAATGCGCACGAGGCAGCCAAGTGGGGTATCTTAAATTGGTTAACTAGTAATGGTTCCACCCCAATAGTTGACGTTTTTTCTCAAGCAAGTGCAGATATGGTGGACTTCCACCTTTCTGAGGTTTTTCGAGCCCTTCGCTCTGAGAAAAGCTACCTCCGAATTCAG GATGACAAATTAAGTGGGAAAGTATCATCCGTAGATATAGCCACAAAGAAGAACTTGGACGATCTTGTTGAAGTTGGTGATGAATTGCTTAAGAAACCAGTTTCTTGGGTAAATTTGGACACTGGCCTTAACGATTGCACTTCTGGTCAAGAGACTAATGAAGAGGCTCTCATAAG GTTTGCGAGACTACTCTCCCAAGAGAAACGGCTTCGCCATGCTAAGTCTCCCCACGTAAATGCTGCAAAATGA
- the LOC132183870 gene encoding patatin-like protein 2 — protein sequence MEATAASSVALQPPTYGNLITILSIDGGGIRGLIPGTILTFLEAELQKMDGEEARIADYFDVIAGTSTGGLVTAMLTSPNEKNRPLFAAKDIKDFYLKQGPKIFPQNRCPLLPHVSKIIKALSGPKYNGKYLHSLVKETLGNTRLHQTLTNVVIPTFDINRLQPTIFSSFEVKKNPSLDALLSDVCIATSAAPTYLPAHYFETRYPSGKVRDFNLIDGGVAANNPALVAIGEITKEVSRGSPDFFPIKPVDFGRFLVISLGTGSSKAEKKYNAHEAAKWGILNWLSKGGSTPIVDVFTQASADMVHLHLSAVFQALHTEKSYLRIQDDTLRGDVSSVDIATQKNLDHLVKVGEGLLKKPVSRVNLDTGLFEPSSKETNAEALIRFAKILSQERLLRLARSPHGHAANSK from the exons ATGGAAGCAACTGCTGCTAGTAGTGTAGCCCTACAGCCTCCAACTTATGGGAACCTAATCACCATTCTCAGCATTGATGGCGGTGGAATTAGAGGGCTTATCCCAGGAactattcttacttttttagaAGCTGAGCTTCAG AAGATGGATGGTGAAGAAGCAagaatcgcagattattttgatgtgatTGCAGGAACAAGCACAGGTGGTCTTGTCACTGCCATGCTAACAAGCCCAAATGAAAAGAACAGGCCCTTGTTTGCAGCCAAGGATATCAAGGACTTCTACCTAAAACAAGGTCCTAAGATCTTCCCACAAAACAG ATGTCCATTGCTTCCTCATGTTTCAAAGATAATAAAAGCCCTTTCCGGGCCAAAATACAATGGCAAATATCTCCATAGCCTTGTCAAGGAAACACTTGGAAACACAAGATTGCACCAGACATTGACTAATGTTGTCATTCCAACATTTGACATCAACCGACTCCAGCCAACCATCTTCTCCAGCTTTGAG GTCAAGAAAAACCCAAGTTTAGATGCCCTTCTCTCGGACGTATGCATTGCAACCTCAGCAGCACCAACTTATCTTCCAGCTCATTACTTTGAAACCAGATACCCCTCAGGAAAAGTTAGAGACTTTAACCTAATAGATGGTGGCGTTGCTGCAAATAATCCG GCTTTAGTTGCGATTGGTGAAATAACAAAGGAGGTGAGTAGAGGAAGCCCTGACTTCTTCCCGATAAAACCGGTGGACTTTGGAAGGTTTCTGGTCATATCGTTAGGAACGGGGTCTTCGAAAGCTGAAAAGAAATATAATGCGCACGAGGCAGCTAAGTGGGGTATTTTGAATTGGTTAAGCAAAGGTGGCTCCACCCCTATCGTTGATGTTTTTACGCAAGCAAGTGCAGATATGGTCCACCTCCATCTCTCTGCAGTTTTCCAAGCCCTTCATACCGAGAAAAGCTACCTCCGGATTCAG GACGACACGTTAAGAGGGGATGTCTCTTCCGTGGATATCGCCACACAGAAGAATTTGGATCATCTTGTGAAAGTTGGTGAAGGATTGCTGAAGAAACCAGTTTCTAGGGTGAATTTGGACACGGGCCTTTTCGAGCCTTCTAGCAAAGAGACTAATGCAGAAGCTCTCATAag GTTTGCGAAAATACTTTCCCAAGAGAGGCTGCTTCGCCTAGCTAGGTCCCCCCATGGACATGCTGCAAATTCCAAATGA